One Verrucomicrobiales bacterium DNA segment encodes these proteins:
- a CDS encoding YajQ family cyclic di-GMP-binding protein, whose amino-acid sequence MPSFDIVSQVSSMELENALNQAKKELASRFDFRGVKAEIVFEKDEITLTAQDAFKLKALEEIVIGKLAKRQISLKNVERKEPEISSVGHGRQIIKIKQGLESSVAKQVASFVRDTKLKVTTQIQGDEVRVSGKNRDDLQEVIAAVRGHEFPADLQFINFRD is encoded by the coding sequence ATGCCTAGCTTTGACATTGTTTCACAAGTGAGCTCCATGGAGCTGGAAAATGCCTTGAACCAGGCCAAGAAGGAGTTGGCGAGTCGGTTTGACTTTCGGGGGGTTAAGGCCGAGATCGTCTTCGAGAAGGACGAGATCACCCTGACTGCCCAGGATGCCTTCAAGCTAAAGGCCTTGGAGGAAATCGTGATTGGCAAGCTGGCGAAGCGTCAGATCAGTCTGAAGAACGTCGAGCGGAAGGAGCCGGAGATTTCCTCGGTGGGCCATGGCCGCCAGATCATCAAGATCAAGCAAGGCCTGGAGTCGAGCGTGGCCAAGCAGGTGGCCTCTTTTGTGCGGGATACGAAACTGAAGGTGACCACCCAGATCCAGGGAGATGAAGTGAGGGTCTCTGGGAAGAACCGTGACGACCTGCAGGAGGTCATCGCGGCAGTGCGAGGACACGAGTTTCCCGCGGATCTTCAATTCATCAACTTCCGAGATTGA
- a CDS encoding methylated-DNA--[protein]-cysteine S-methyltransferase: MLCWHRIGSPLGPLLLTATEQGLSGLFMEGHSSSFRPQPDGKPDPAPFREAADQLEAYFAGTRRVFDLALDLKGTPFQKQVWRELQEIPYGKTISYGELARRIGNPQASRAVGLANGRNPISIIVPCHRVIGADGSLTGYGGGLHNKRALLEWEASASGNDYAPPLPIASTGHPSMASLH; this comes from the coding sequence ATACTTTGTTGGCACCGGATCGGCAGCCCACTCGGCCCACTGCTGCTCACCGCGACCGAGCAGGGACTTAGCGGCCTGTTCATGGAGGGTCATTCTTCCTCATTCCGACCTCAACCGGACGGCAAACCCGATCCCGCTCCATTCCGCGAGGCCGCGGACCAGTTAGAAGCCTATTTTGCGGGAACTCGTCGCGTCTTCGATCTCGCGCTCGACCTCAAGGGAACTCCTTTTCAAAAGCAGGTTTGGCGAGAGCTGCAGGAAATTCCCTACGGAAAAACCATCAGTTATGGGGAGTTGGCCCGCCGTATCGGCAACCCGCAAGCAAGCCGAGCAGTAGGCCTAGCCAACGGACGCAACCCGATCTCCATCATCGTGCCCTGCCACCGAGTCATTGGAGCGGACGGAAGCCTAACCGGATATGGCGGCGGGCTTCACAATAAAAGAGCACTCCTGGAGTGGGAGGCTAGCGCCAGCGGTAATGACTATGCTCCGCCATTGCCGATCGCCTCGACCGGACATCCTTCCATGGCTTCTTTGCACTGA
- a CDS encoding sigma-70 family RNA polymerase sigma factor — protein MSQDEAQSHAPDPGRDFRTTHWSVVIRAREHWSDQSREALERLCRTYWYPIYVFVRRRGFGSHEAEDLTQGFFTKLLEKNYLESADRDKGRFRTFLLTAVTRFLANEWDRERALKRGGGQTVFSLEDLAPEGMDAYDPPSDQTPEHLYERQWAEAVLQQVLARLRGEFDGAGRAEVFDELKSFLLEEKGAVSYADVAKRLNLTLPALKSSIFRLRQRYRDLLQDEISNTVATPQEVEDEIRYLVAVLSR, from the coding sequence ATGTCGCAGGATGAAGCACAGTCGCATGCCCCCGATCCGGGGAGAGATTTTCGCACCACGCACTGGAGCGTCGTGATTCGCGCGCGCGAGCATTGGTCTGACCAATCTCGTGAGGCGTTGGAGAGGCTTTGCCGGACCTATTGGTATCCGATCTATGTCTTTGTGCGGAGGCGAGGGTTCGGATCCCATGAGGCGGAAGACCTCACTCAAGGTTTTTTTACCAAGCTGCTCGAAAAAAACTACTTGGAATCGGCGGATCGTGACAAAGGACGTTTCCGCACCTTTCTGCTCACCGCCGTCACCCGTTTTCTGGCCAACGAGTGGGATCGGGAACGAGCGCTGAAGCGTGGAGGAGGACAGACCGTCTTCTCGTTGGAGGATCTGGCCCCCGAAGGGATGGATGCCTATGATCCACCATCGGATCAGACTCCGGAGCATCTTTACGAACGGCAGTGGGCTGAAGCCGTACTTCAGCAAGTGCTTGCTCGTCTGCGCGGGGAATTCGACGGGGCGGGGCGAGCTGAAGTGTTTGATGAGTTGAAAAGCTTTTTGCTCGAAGAGAAGGGGGCGGTCTCCTATGCCGACGTTGCGAAGCGCCTCAACCTGACCCTGCCCGCTTTAAAATCGAGCATCTTCCGGCTCCGTCAGCGCTACCGCGATTTGCTGCAGGACGAGATTTCCAACACCGTTGCCACGCCCCAGGAGGTTGAGGACGAGATCCGATACCTGGTGGCTGTCCTCAGCCGCTAG
- a CDS encoding type 1 glutamine amidotransferase encodes MSSTQKHILLIDAVLWTEQYSAADPLRNPSAWFRPHVELSPGVQMTTLTAAPDSDSADLDRVSGVIISGSPRDAWNDDPVNGALCRTVERCRSQRVPLLGVCYGHQILGRALGGVVARHPAGWELGNVRIDLTASGRASALFADLPSRLSALQSHADAVLELPPGCELLAKGSHTEVQSFSYDNRLFGVQFHPETNPEILRYLWNPRRDKWRDKIGFDLDARLESLQPEPMAAKVIANFINHIVT; translated from the coding sequence ATGTCGAGCACGCAGAAACACATTCTTTTGATCGATGCGGTTTTATGGACGGAACAGTATTCCGCCGCCGATCCTCTCCGAAACCCTTCCGCTTGGTTCCGACCGCACGTTGAGTTGTCACCAGGCGTCCAGATGACGACTCTGACGGCCGCCCCCGACAGTGATTCTGCAGATCTAGACCGAGTCTCCGGGGTGATCATCTCCGGATCGCCACGCGACGCCTGGAATGACGACCCGGTCAACGGGGCCCTGTGTCGGACCGTGGAACGCTGCCGATCGCAACGGGTGCCGCTGCTGGGTGTGTGTTACGGACACCAGATCCTGGGTCGCGCACTGGGCGGGGTTGTCGCCCGCCATCCCGCAGGCTGGGAACTAGGCAATGTGCGCATCGATCTGACGGCCTCCGGCCGAGCTTCGGCACTCTTTGCGGATCTGCCCTCCCGCCTCTCAGCGCTACAGAGTCATGCCGATGCCGTTCTAGAGTTACCCCCTGGATGCGAACTGCTCGCCAAGGGGAGCCACACCGAGGTCCAGTCCTTCAGCTACGACAATCGGCTCTTCGGAGTCCAGTTTCATCCCGAAACCAACCCGGAGATCCTCCGCTACCTTTGGAATCCACGCCGCGATAAATGGCGCGACAAAATCGGCTTCGATCTGGACGCTCGGCTGGAATCCTTACAACCTGAACCGATGGCCGCAAAGGTCATTGCGAATTTTATTAACCACATCGTGACATGA
- a CDS encoding DUF1501 domain-containing protein: MIQLQRGPLVANCRGISRRSAIKAGFSGVLGLSLADLFRLRAEGGARRNSKSVILLWLDGGPSHLETYDPKPEAPSDYRGPWGAIETNVPGIRLSEMVPEQAKLADKLVFVRSLHHNTGDHFAAAHWMLTGRFGSTDADKPQKFPSVGSYVSRIQGPKSAGMPAYVGLPSAESVYLFPGYQGAAYLGPAYNPFDANIEQRYLGAGHGPAIQSPRWLAELSADTQRLQSRVELLHDLDQLRRDVDASRTMETLDRYQQQAVDFVLNTRARDAFDLEKESAKTQDRYGRGPWGHYALMARRLVEAGVSFVTVDMPHWDDHANIKDGHGAKVPVMDRAAAALISDLSDRGLLQDTLVLVMGEFGRTPKINQGLPGNTIPGRDHWGDAFSVMMAGGGLRGGQVVGSTNSKGEFPVERPLTPADILATVYHVMGIDPRQTFLDHTGRPVPLLDQGEPIREIV; encoded by the coding sequence ATGATTCAACTCCAGCGAGGGCCACTGGTCGCCAATTGCCGCGGCATATCGCGTCGCTCTGCGATCAAGGCGGGCTTCTCGGGGGTTTTGGGGCTCTCCTTGGCTGACTTGTTTCGCTTGCGAGCTGAGGGAGGCGCGCGGCGGAATTCCAAATCGGTGATCCTGCTCTGGCTGGATGGTGGGCCGAGCCACCTTGAGACCTACGATCCCAAGCCCGAAGCTCCCTCGGACTACCGGGGTCCTTGGGGGGCGATCGAGACCAATGTCCCGGGCATACGACTGAGCGAGATGGTTCCTGAGCAGGCCAAACTCGCCGACAAACTGGTATTTGTCCGCTCGCTCCACCACAACACCGGGGATCATTTCGCGGCCGCTCATTGGATGCTGACCGGACGGTTCGGGTCCACCGATGCCGACAAGCCTCAGAAGTTCCCTTCCGTGGGTTCTTACGTGTCCCGAATTCAGGGACCCAAGTCGGCCGGGATGCCGGCCTATGTAGGATTACCATCGGCGGAGAGCGTGTATTTATTTCCGGGTTATCAGGGCGCGGCCTACCTTGGGCCGGCCTACAATCCCTTTGATGCCAATATCGAGCAGCGTTACCTCGGCGCTGGCCATGGGCCGGCGATCCAGTCTCCGCGCTGGCTGGCGGAGCTGAGCGCCGATACCCAGCGGCTGCAATCGCGGGTCGAACTGCTCCACGATCTCGACCAGCTTCGACGGGACGTGGATGCCAGCCGGACCATGGAGACCTTGGACCGCTACCAACAGCAGGCGGTCGATTTTGTGCTCAATACGCGGGCGCGGGATGCCTTTGATCTGGAGAAGGAAAGTGCGAAAACTCAGGATCGATATGGCCGGGGTCCCTGGGGGCACTATGCGTTGATGGCTCGCCGGCTGGTGGAAGCGGGGGTCAGCTTTGTGACGGTGGACATGCCCCACTGGGATGACCATGCGAACATCAAGGACGGACATGGCGCGAAAGTCCCGGTGATGGACCGGGCAGCCGCGGCGCTGATCAGCGATCTGTCCGACCGAGGGTTGCTGCAAGACACTCTGGTGCTGGTGATGGGCGAGTTCGGCCGCACACCGAAAATCAACCAGGGGCTTCCGGGGAATACCATTCCAGGGCGGGACCATTGGGGTGATGCGTTCTCGGTGATGATGGCGGGAGGCGGTTTACGTGGAGGGCAGGTTGTTGGCTCTACCAATTCCAAAGGAGAGTTTCCGGTGGAGCGGCCCTTGACCCCGGCGGATATTCTCGCCACGGTTTACCACGTGATGGGAATCGATCCTCGGCAGACTTTCTTGGATCACACGGGTCGCCCGGTCCCCTTGTTGGATCAAGGCGAACCCATTCGAGAGATCGTTTAG
- a CDS encoding SPFH/Band 7/PHB domain protein: protein MIPLFVAAAVTFIGCFILMPLLLAAARLLGLYAIVPERHCFVYVLFGKVVATLDEPGLHLLVAKLGWRAFVVNWMGTRHVLDMRLDQEYRRSQAVNSEEGAPIGIGIWYEMFISDPVAYLFKNTDPRGSLGANVSNSTVRCLSNMPLSTMLVNRHTMSNTVRAEVSPKSHEWGYKLGSVYIRKVHFRDLGMIRQIESKVVNRLRQVTSAIKQDGANQVSVITSTAERQAAIEFAKAAAIRPEIVGHALQTISRDPDVSRALFEVLETQRILAGSGRVTLMPENNGTLAALVAAQPSGAAPSRPAPPPVPTEGG, encoded by the coding sequence ATGATCCCGCTTTTCGTCGCCGCAGCTGTCACCTTCATCGGCTGCTTCATTTTGATGCCCCTCCTGCTGGCAGCTGCCCGTTTGCTGGGACTTTACGCCATCGTTCCGGAGCGACATTGCTTCGTCTACGTGCTCTTCGGAAAAGTAGTTGCCACCCTGGATGAGCCAGGCCTGCACCTGCTGGTGGCCAAGCTCGGCTGGCGCGCCTTCGTGGTGAACTGGATGGGTACTCGTCATGTTCTCGACATGCGGCTGGATCAGGAGTACCGCCGCAGCCAAGCGGTGAACTCCGAGGAAGGAGCCCCCATCGGCATCGGCATCTGGTACGAAATGTTCATTAGCGATCCGGTGGCTTACCTCTTCAAAAATACCGATCCACGAGGATCCCTGGGAGCCAACGTAAGCAACTCGACCGTCCGCTGCCTGAGCAACATGCCGCTGAGCACCATGCTCGTGAATCGCCATACCATGAGCAACACGGTGCGCGCCGAGGTCTCTCCGAAATCACATGAATGGGGCTACAAGCTCGGGTCGGTCTATATTCGCAAAGTCCACTTCCGCGACTTGGGCATGATCCGTCAAATCGAGAGCAAGGTGGTCAACCGGTTGCGCCAGGTTACCTCAGCCATCAAGCAGGACGGCGCCAATCAGGTCAGCGTCATCACCAGCACCGCGGAGCGCCAGGCAGCCATCGAATTCGCCAAGGCGGCGGCCATCCGGCCTGAAATCGTGGGGCATGCCCTGCAAACCATCTCCCGCGATCCTGATGTCTCGAGGGCGCTGTTCGAAGTCTTGGAGACCCAGCGCATCCTAGCTGGATCGGGACGCGTGACGCTGATGCCGGAGAATAACGGAACCTTAGCGGCACTGGTCGCAGCCCAGCCGTCCGGTGCAGCCCCCTCCCGCCCCGCGCCTCCTCCCGTACCCACGGAAGGGGGATAG
- a CDS encoding iron-containing alcohol dehydrogenase yields MSLSSFSFPTPTLFGAGALKELPARLAKLGVHRPLVVTDPGLLPTEAFAALAQVLGVGARDQSWFVYSGVHPNPIESDVREPAEAFVKNRCDGVIAIGGGSALDAGKAARLLVKRPGYDLAKFYNESDWSGLAPFVAIPTTAGTGSEVGRSSVITLDSTHRKAVLFHPELLAKLVILDPEVTVGLPAKLTAATGADALTHCIESFTCPQFHPLCDGIALEGIRLIIEALPRAVKNGKDVEARGHMLVAAAMGAIAFQKDLGVVHSMAHPLSSLFGMHHGLANALCLIAGMKFCAARKPGLYRRVGLSCGLELQKVSDTEADQRTIEFISQFLSGLGMSGKLRDHGAKPEQLEALVSQAVDDPCHKTNAVPVTADDFRRLYQEVL; encoded by the coding sequence ATGAGTCTCTCATCCTTCTCTTTTCCTACTCCCACCCTATTCGGAGCCGGCGCCCTGAAAGAACTCCCGGCCCGTCTCGCCAAACTCGGTGTTCATCGCCCCTTGGTAGTCACCGATCCTGGCCTACTCCCCACGGAGGCCTTCGCCGCCTTGGCTCAAGTGCTCGGGGTCGGGGCCCGTGATCAATCCTGGTTCGTTTATTCAGGCGTTCATCCGAACCCGATCGAGAGCGATGTCCGCGAACCAGCTGAGGCCTTCGTGAAGAACCGATGCGACGGCGTTATCGCCATCGGAGGAGGCAGCGCGTTGGATGCCGGCAAAGCCGCCCGACTGCTGGTCAAACGCCCCGGTTACGATTTGGCCAAGTTTTATAACGAAAGCGATTGGAGCGGCCTGGCTCCCTTTGTGGCCATTCCGACCACCGCCGGCACCGGCAGCGAAGTCGGCCGAAGCTCAGTCATTACCTTGGACTCCACGCATCGCAAAGCGGTGCTGTTCCATCCCGAATTGCTGGCCAAGCTGGTGATCCTGGATCCCGAGGTCACTGTCGGATTGCCAGCTAAACTCACCGCCGCGACGGGAGCCGACGCCCTGACCCACTGCATCGAGAGCTTCACCTGCCCGCAATTCCATCCGCTGTGCGACGGCATCGCACTCGAGGGGATCCGACTCATCATTGAGGCCCTGCCCCGCGCCGTCAAAAACGGCAAGGACGTGGAAGCGCGCGGCCATATGCTCGTGGCGGCAGCGATGGGAGCCATCGCATTTCAAAAGGATCTCGGGGTCGTGCACTCCATGGCTCATCCGCTCTCGAGCTTGTTCGGCATGCACCACGGGCTGGCGAACGCTCTCTGCCTGATCGCCGGAATGAAATTCTGCGCCGCGCGCAAGCCCGGCCTGTATCGACGGGTTGGACTGAGCTGCGGACTCGAACTGCAAAAGGTCTCGGACACCGAGGCCGACCAACGCACCATCGAGTTCATCAGCCAGTTTCTATCGGGGCTCGGCATGAGTGGAAAGCTCCGCGACCATGGCGCCAAACCGGAGCAACTCGAGGCTTTGGTCAGCCAAGCTGTCGATGATCCTTGTCACAAGACCAACGCTGTTCCTGTAACCGCCGATGACTTCCGGCGGTTGTATCAGGAGGTGCTGTGA
- a CDS encoding SPFH domain-containing protein: protein MQVVVGCCIGFVAWFLVQYLVAGLYTVNQGERAVKTSFGRAQRMDSLTTLDDPIAESLTADQKSRYSYPQVRVIMPGGPYFKWPWERVYKVSVATETVNMAWDPEDPSANSQGTILEAVTKDQLNTGLTGQIRYRVSEKNLYAYLFGVKRPLAHVMGYFVSVLRERIANFEAPPHPAPGGMGTAQAEATIVTGISINDIRKNLRDLNEHMDKECQSSAARYGMVLDASLITGIDPPPEVDSALAAINTAYNHVSSDISLAQASADQKIVQSKRAVEIETLKAQAEVEPLVCLAKQLTFLKDSGPGALDAYTRNVKLGLFEKAAHVIQEAKR from the coding sequence ATGCAAGTCGTTGTCGGCTGCTGTATCGGTTTCGTAGCGTGGTTTCTTGTTCAATATCTCGTCGCCGGACTCTACACCGTCAATCAGGGTGAGCGGGCGGTGAAGACGAGCTTCGGCCGGGCCCAGCGCATGGACTCGCTGACGACCCTTGATGACCCTATCGCGGAATCACTGACCGCTGACCAGAAATCCCGCTACTCCTACCCCCAGGTCCGCGTCATTATGCCCGGAGGGCCCTATTTCAAATGGCCCTGGGAACGCGTCTACAAGGTCTCCGTCGCCACCGAGACGGTCAACATGGCCTGGGACCCCGAAGATCCGTCGGCCAACTCGCAGGGCACCATCCTCGAAGCGGTGACCAAGGATCAACTGAACACCGGCCTCACCGGCCAGATCCGGTATCGGGTGTCGGAGAAGAACCTCTATGCCTACCTCTTCGGAGTGAAACGGCCGCTGGCCCACGTCATGGGCTATTTCGTGTCGGTGCTGCGCGAGCGCATCGCCAATTTCGAGGCCCCACCTCATCCCGCGCCAGGCGGAATGGGGACGGCGCAGGCTGAAGCCACGATCGTCACAGGTATCTCGATCAACGACATCCGGAAGAATTTGCGCGACCTCAACGAGCACATGGATAAGGAGTGTCAGTCCTCCGCCGCCCGCTATGGGATGGTACTCGACGCCTCGCTCATCACAGGGATCGATCCGCCGCCCGAAGTGGATTCCGCACTGGCGGCGATCAATACCGCCTATAACCACGTCTCTTCCGACATCAGCCTCGCCCAAGCCAGTGCGGATCAAAAAATCGTGCAATCCAAACGCGCCGTCGAGATCGAGACTCTCAAAGCTCAAGCCGAGGTAGAACCCCTGGTGTGCCTGGCCAAGCAGCTGACCTTCCTCAAGGACTCAGGACCGGGAGCGCTCGATGCCTATACCCGAAACGTCAAATTGGGCCTCTTCGAAAAGGCCGCTCATGTCATTCAGGAGGCAAAACGATGA
- a CDS encoding aldehyde dehydrogenase family protein, with protein sequence MAHEPDSWNNRSPGNLDLELGRIDRSPVEPAVQAAQAASRDWARRPLTERVQLLRQVHAVLASDQEELARGISLETGKPLREARGELTAVLAKFELSFADAELHLPDHSVQDGPHPAWVRRRARGPAAVVGPFNFPLHLGHGASLAHLLAGNPVLFKPSPLAAAVAGRYGRAMEAGLPPGVFQTVQGGAATSGELCLHRLVRSVCFTGSAAVGRQLAAALATDLSKDLALELGGKNAVIVCEDDPLVSAAQAVAEGMCLTAGQRCNATSRILVARSRAGAFLESLGEALRAFVPDNPLLETTRLGALISASAVERYQRLQDSLAGEWLVRGEVRPEVNGQRGYYVTPSVVQISARGSDTPPHPFLTEEAFCPIASFEEFDDLDDALRLHNLAPFGLTCSIFTSQASTFWRLADELAVGNVYANLPTTFSPSTLPFGGWGDSGNRRPGGRGFIRFVTDEQAVQLAKGSW encoded by the coding sequence ATGGCACACGAACCTGACTCTTGGAACAATCGCTCGCCCGGAAACCTGGATCTCGAGCTCGGGAGAATCGACCGAAGCCCGGTCGAGCCTGCAGTGCAGGCTGCCCAGGCTGCCTCCCGCGATTGGGCGCGAAGGCCGCTGACGGAGCGGGTGCAACTGCTCCGTCAGGTGCACGCGGTGCTGGCGAGCGATCAGGAGGAGTTGGCCCGCGGAATCTCCCTCGAGACCGGCAAGCCACTTCGCGAGGCCCGGGGCGAGTTGACCGCGGTTCTCGCGAAATTCGAGCTGAGTTTTGCCGATGCCGAATTGCATCTGCCGGATCACTCCGTTCAGGACGGTCCGCATCCAGCCTGGGTGCGGCGTCGGGCTCGTGGTCCGGCAGCGGTGGTCGGGCCGTTCAACTTTCCCCTGCATCTGGGACACGGTGCCTCCCTTGCTCACTTGCTGGCTGGGAACCCGGTTTTGTTCAAACCCTCGCCGTTGGCGGCAGCGGTGGCGGGACGGTATGGCCGAGCCATGGAGGCTGGACTGCCACCGGGTGTTTTTCAGACGGTGCAAGGAGGGGCGGCGACCAGCGGTGAGTTATGCCTGCACCGGTTGGTGAGGTCGGTTTGCTTTACGGGTTCGGCCGCCGTGGGTCGTCAACTCGCCGCGGCGCTCGCGACCGACCTAAGCAAGGACCTGGCGCTGGAGTTGGGAGGGAAGAATGCCGTCATTGTTTGCGAGGACGACCCGCTGGTATCGGCTGCTCAAGCTGTGGCGGAGGGGATGTGCCTGACCGCCGGTCAGCGCTGCAACGCCACCAGCCGCATTCTGGTGGCACGGAGTCGAGCTGGCGCCTTCCTCGAGTCTCTGGGTGAGGCGTTGCGAGCTTTCGTTCCGGATAACCCACTGTTGGAGACGACTCGCCTAGGTGCCTTGATCAGTGCCTCGGCTGTGGAACGGTATCAGCGCCTTCAGGATTCGCTTGCGGGAGAGTGGCTGGTTCGCGGGGAAGTTCGGCCTGAGGTCAACGGGCAACGGGGGTATTACGTCACTCCAAGCGTCGTGCAGATCTCAGCGCGCGGTTCCGACACTCCGCCTCACCCGTTCCTGACCGAGGAAGCCTTCTGCCCCATCGCCTCGTTTGAAGAGTTTGATGATCTTGATGACGCGTTGCGGTTGCACAACCTGGCTCCGTTTGGGCTGACTTGTTCGATCTTTACCTCACAGGCCTCCACCTTCTGGCGATTGGCGGATGAACTGGCGGTGGGGAATGTGTATGCCAATCTCCCGACTACCTTTTCACCCTCCACGCTTCCGTTCGGCGGCTGGGGCGATTCGGGAAACCGTCGCCCCGGGGGACGTGGGTTCATTCGGTTCGTCACCGATGAACAGGCAGTGCAGTTGGCGAAGGGGAGTTGGTAG
- the mutT gene encoding 8-oxo-dGTP diphosphatase MutT, with protein MPLPPAVIEVSAGLVFREGRLLITQRHAGSHLGGLWEFPGGKREPDETHEACLERELREELGIEVEVGDLIEELVHEYPEKTVQLRFFRCSWRQHEATPLDCAALAWVTADELSQYAFPAADARLLERLQREREWW; from the coding sequence GTGCCTCTCCCTCCTGCGGTCATCGAAGTGTCTGCCGGCCTGGTGTTTCGCGAGGGACGACTGTTGATCACCCAGCGACATGCAGGCTCGCATTTGGGGGGGCTTTGGGAATTCCCCGGTGGAAAACGGGAGCCGGACGAGACCCACGAAGCTTGCCTGGAGCGGGAGCTGCGCGAAGAGCTGGGGATCGAGGTTGAGGTGGGAGACCTGATCGAGGAGTTGGTGCATGAGTATCCGGAAAAGACCGTTCAGCTTCGATTCTTTCGGTGTTCATGGCGCCAACATGAAGCCACTCCCCTCGACTGTGCTGCGCTAGCCTGGGTCACGGCCGATGAGCTATCCCAGTATGCTTTTCCGGCGGCGGATGCACGTCTGCTGGAGAGGCTCCAGCGCGAGCGGGAATGGTGGTAA
- a CDS encoding amino acid permease, with amino-acid sequence MNEDEKLLRSLGYEQELSRRMSGFSNFAISLSIICILAGGITSFHIGLCSVGGASIGLGWPLVGLFSLAVALTMSQVASAFPTAGGLYHWGSILGGRTWGWLTAWFNLAGLVTVLAAINRGAYDFTASVFALSPSDAHADTIRTVVVVLMTLSQALLNHYGIRLTTWLTDLSGWLILGVATVLTVALLAAVPHWDWSRLWTFTNYSGLPESAPVFPKQENLLWLFALGFLLPAYTITGFDASAHTSEETVGAAVNVPRGIIRAVIVSGAFGWAMLIALLLAMPSLEEGVRKGADVVPWVMRSALSPALANILLGGIVIAQYLCGVAALTSSSRMTYAFARDGGLPGSRWLSRVSPKTCGPSTAVWATAGAGVFFTVFVPYATIAAVCTIFLYLSYVLPVAAGFVAYGRRWKRMGPFDLGAWYRPLAAISTIGCCFLFVIAMQPPNEQALGWVIATIALLLVVWFGFERRRFKGPPQIPGQGS; translated from the coding sequence GTGAACGAAGACGAGAAGCTCCTGCGCTCATTGGGATATGAGCAGGAGCTCTCGCGTCGGATGAGCGGGTTCTCGAACTTCGCCATCTCCCTCTCCATCATCTGCATTCTGGCGGGAGGGATCACCTCCTTCCATATCGGGCTGTGCAGCGTCGGCGGGGCGAGCATCGGACTTGGCTGGCCGCTGGTGGGGCTCTTCTCGCTGGCCGTGGCGTTGACCATGTCCCAGGTCGCCTCCGCCTTTCCCACCGCGGGAGGCCTGTATCATTGGGGCAGCATTCTCGGGGGACGCACCTGGGGCTGGCTCACCGCCTGGTTCAACCTCGCCGGATTGGTCACGGTGCTCGCGGCCATCAATCGCGGCGCCTACGACTTCACCGCTTCGGTCTTCGCCCTATCTCCGAGCGATGCGCACGCCGACACCATTCGGACGGTCGTGGTAGTCCTCATGACGTTGTCTCAGGCTCTGCTCAACCATTACGGAATCCGTCTGACCACTTGGCTCACCGATTTGAGCGGATGGCTCATTCTCGGCGTCGCGACCGTGCTCACCGTCGCGCTGCTGGCAGCGGTGCCCCATTGGGACTGGTCCCGGCTCTGGACCTTCACCAACTATAGCGGGTTACCGGAATCAGCCCCGGTGTTTCCCAAGCAAGAGAACCTGCTGTGGCTGTTCGCTCTCGGGTTCTTGCTGCCCGCCTACACCATCACCGGGTTCGATGCCTCAGCTCACACCTCGGAGGAGACCGTGGGCGCCGCCGTCAATGTGCCTCGGGGGATCATTCGGGCGGTCATTGTCTCGGGAGCGTTCGGCTGGGCCATGCTGATCGCGCTGTTGCTCGCCATGCCGAGCCTCGAAGAGGGAGTGAGGAAGGGGGCTGATGTGGTTCCGTGGGTCATGCGCTCTGCGCTCTCACCTGCCCTGGCGAATATCCTGCTCGGCGGGATCGTGATCGCCCAATATCTCTGCGGCGTGGCCGCGTTGACCAGCTCGTCTCGCATGACCTACGCGTTTGCTCGCGATGGCGGGTTGCCGGGCTCCCGCTGGCTCAGTCGGGTCAGCCCCAAAACTTGCGGACCCTCCACCGCCGTCTGGGCCACGGCCGGCGCCGGAGTGTTTTTCACGGTCTTCGTCCCCTACGCCACCATCGCGGCGGTCTGCACCATCTTTCTCTACCTCAGCTATGTGCTGCCGGTGGCAGCGGGATTCGTCGCCTACGGCCGACGCTGGAAGCGCATGGGACCTTTCGATCTCGGTGCCTGGTATCGTCCGCTGGCGGCGATCTCCACCATCGGCTGCTGCTTTCTGTTCGTCATCGCCATGCAACCACCCAACGAGCAGGCACTGGGTTGGGTAATCGCCACCATCGCGCTGCTGTTGGTCGTGTGGTTCGGATTCGAACGTCGTCGATTTAAAGGTCCACCACAGATTCCGGGACAAGGATCTTAA
- a CDS encoding ferredoxin codes for MADIANRYQENVAGKFFVDSQCIDCDLCRETAPSNFTRNDDGGYSYVYKQPETPEEENQCKEAMEGCPVEAIGNGGA; via the coding sequence ATGGCCGACATCGCGAATCGCTATCAAGAGAACGTGGCAGGTAAATTCTTTGTGGACAGTCAATGCATTGACTGCGACCTCTGCCGCGAGACGGCTCCCAGCAACTTTACCCGGAACGACGACGGGGGATACTCTTACGTTTACAAGCAGCCGGAGACTCCCGAAGAAGAGAATCAGTGCAAAGAAGCCATGGAAGGATGTCCGGTCGAGGCGATCGGCAATGGCGGAGCATAG